A window of the Patescibacteria group bacterium genome harbors these coding sequences:
- the pheT gene encoding phenylalanine--tRNA ligase subunit beta has translation MKLSYQWLKELIGIKLSPERLAEVLNLQVAGVEKLEKLGKGLDKVVVAKILEIKKHPQADRLQLAKVTTGKASYDIVCGAFNIKVGDKVPLALPGAKLPNGMEIKESVIRGVKSEGMLCAEDELGVGEDHTGILILDKSAKIGQPVAKVLGLDDVIIEIENSALTHRPDLFGHLGFAREIAALTKSNFKFQILKPKKKTQNLTNLKIKVENYKDCPRYMAVVIDGVKIEPSPLWLQNRLRNLGLRPINNIVDITNYILLEIGQPLHAFDYHKLESRTIIVRRAENNEKLLCLDGIERKLDPEVLVIADEKKPIALAGIMGGEESGISEKTRTVVIESANFNPVVIRKGARNVGLRTEASLRFEKGLPLVLAEEGIYRAIELIKKITGGKVVSKIYDLRSRETEKRLKTKKIINLEMNKISDLIGEKISKKQITQFLNRLGFVIKKMDKSIQLVVPLYRSDVEYPEDVIEEISRLYGYQKIKLQPIGGKFTIVSEDPLLKLEKKLRNILIGLGFDEVYNYSFYGESLINLLKLNPVDHLEITNPLNPEQRYLRISLLPKILENAIKNIPNFENFRIFECGRTYKGHEEKHCAGLVLEKNKRMFYLIKGIVEMILEKIGFERDQICFQQDRDSHYQYLNHLTRILVDQKLVGFFGQLNETIKNNLKITAEIGLFEINLESLKDLKISTKIFKQISPYPPITRDLAFLVPKNIIFNDIFQTIKNFHPLIYLVEPFDVFESEKLGQGVRNIAFHLTFQSFEKTLKSDEVNKIILDLVKILEQKFGAKLRNF, from the coding sequence ATGAAACTTTCCTATCAATGGCTAAAAGAATTAATTGGTATAAAACTCTCGCCAGAAAGGTTGGCTGAGGTTTTGAATTTGCAAGTAGCAGGCGTAGAAAAATTAGAAAAATTAGGCAAGGGTTTAGATAAAGTGGTAGTCGCTAAAATTCTAGAAATTAAGAAACACCCTCAAGCAGATAGACTACAGTTAGCGAAAGTGACGACTGGTAAGGCGAGTTATGACATTGTCTGCGGTGCTTTCAATATCAAAGTGGGTGATAAGGTACCTTTGGCCCTGCCAGGAGCAAAATTACCAAACGGTATGGAAATTAAGGAATCAGTGATTCGTGGCGTCAAATCAGAAGGTATGCTTTGTGCCGAGGACGAACTAGGAGTAGGCGAGGACCATACTGGTATTTTGATTTTAGATAAATCAGCTAAGATAGGTCAACCAGTGGCAAAAGTTTTAGGTTTAGATGACGTAATTATTGAGATTGAAAACTCTGCTTTAACTCACCGGCCAGATTTATTTGGCCATCTTGGCTTTGCCAGGGAAATCGCCGCTCTCACAAAATCAAATTTCAAATTTCAAATCTTGAAACCAAAAAAGAAAACTCAAAACTTAACCAATCTGAAAATTAAAGTAGAAAATTACAAAGATTGCCCACGCTATATGGCGGTAGTCATCGATGGGGTAAAAATTGAACCATCACCTTTATGGTTACAAAATCGCTTAAGAAATTTAGGTCTTCGACCAATTAATAATATTGTTGATATTACAAATTACATTCTCCTTGAAATTGGTCAACCACTTCATGCTTTTGACTATCATAAATTAGAATCTAGAACAATTATTGTTAGAAGAGCAGAAAATAATGAAAAATTATTATGTTTAGATGGCATTGAAAGAAAACTAGATCCAGAAGTTCTGGTTATTGCTGACGAAAAAAAGCCAATTGCTTTGGCTGGCATTATGGGTGGTGAAGAGTCAGGTATCAGCGAAAAGACAAGAACTGTCGTCATCGAATCAGCTAATTTCAACCCCGTTGTTATCAGAAAAGGAGCAAGAAATGTTGGCTTACGGACCGAGGCTAGTTTAAGATTTGAAAAAGGATTGCCCTTAGTTTTGGCTGAAGAGGGGATCTATCGAGCCATTGAGTTAATTAAAAAAATCACTGGTGGAAAAGTTGTTTCAAAAATTTACGATCTCAGAAGTAGAGAAACAGAGAAAAGGTTAAAAACAAAAAAAATTATTAATTTAGAAATGAATAAAATCTCAGATTTAATTGGCGAAAAAATTTCCAAGAAACAAATAACCCAATTTCTTAATCGTCTTGGTTTTGTGATAAAGAAGATGGATAAATCGATACAGTTAGTGGTGCCATTATACCGAAGCGACGTTGAATATCCAGAGGATGTGATCGAAGAGATTAGTCGATTGTATGGTTATCAAAAAATTAAACTGCAACCAATTGGGGGAAAATTTACCATTGTTTCCGAAGATCCACTTTTAAAATTAGAAAAAAAATTGAGAAATATCTTAATTGGTCTAGGCTTTGATGAGGTTTATAACTATTCTTTTTATGGTGAAAGTTTGATTAATCTTTTAAAACTTAATCCAGTCGACCATCTAGAAATAACCAATCCTTTAAATCCAGAGCAAAGATACCTAAGAATTTCTCTTTTACCAAAGATTTTAGAGAATGCGATAAAAAATATCCCAAATTTTGAAAACTTTCGAATTTTTGAATGTGGAAGGACTTACAAGGGGCACGAGGAGAAGCATTGCGCCGGCCTCGTCTTAGAAAAAAATAAAAGAATGTTTTATTTGATTAAGGGTATCGTAGAAATGATTTTAGAAAAAATTGGTTTTGAAAGAGACCAGATTTGTTTTCAGCAAGACAGAGATTCTCATTATCAATATCTTAATCACTTAACCCGCATTCTGGTTGATCAGAAATTAGTTGGTTTTTTTGGCCAATTAAATGAAACAATTAAAAATAACTTGAAAATTACTGCAGAGATAGGTCTCTTCGAAATCAATTTAGAAAGTTTAAAAGATTTAAAAATTTCGACTAAAATCTTTAAACAAATTTCTCCTTATCCACCAATCACCCGTGATTTAGCTTTCTTGGTGCCGAAAAATATAATTTTTAATGATATTTTTCAAACGATTAAAAACTTCCACCCCTTAATTTATTTAGTTGAACCATTTGACGTCTTTGAATCAGAAAAATTAGGTCAAGGTGTTAGAAATATTGCCTTTCACTTAACCTTCCAATCATTTGAGAAAACCTTGAAGTCGGACGAGGTAAATAAAATTATTTTAGATTTAGTCAAAATTTTAGAACAAAAATTTGGGGCAAAATTAAGAAATTTTTAA
- a CDS encoding UvrD-helicase domain-containing protein, producing MTEAEILRDLNQEQKEAVTHQAGPLLIVAGAGTGKTTVITRRLAWLILSKKAKPEEILALTFTDKAAEEMEERVDCLLPYGYVDLWVSTFHSFGERILKDNALEIGLDPNFKLLTPVDAWQMIRQNLAQFELEYYRPLGSPTRFLQALVQHFSRLKDENVQPEEYLQLAEKKIKEAKNEEEKEMAEKILEVANAYRVYEEIKREKGQLDFGDLIVKTLELFQKRPSILEKYRRQFKYILVDEFQDTNWAQYELLKLLASPKNNLTVTGDDDQSLYRWRGAAYTNLIQFTRDYPEAKIVVLKENYRNKQNILDLAYQFIQLNNPDRLEYQLAQQPVKGIILTKRLKTVRQGFGLINHLHFKTQEEEASAVIKKIIELKKENRQLLWSDFAILVRANAYADLFIQKLSQLEIPYQFVASRGLYRQPEIMDLISFLRLLDNYHESSALYRIVSLPIFRFDPLDLMNLMHYARRKNISLFETFERSNLLGIKPETRKEIDKILELIRKFTILVRNKTVGQILYQFVEESGLLKIWSKEETSEDIERISHLRQFFKKIEEFERTNEDRSIKAFIDQINLEIEAGEEGALRGLIEEGPESVKVMTIHQAKGLEFPYVFIVNLVDKRFPSIERKEPIEVPIELIKEIIPEGDYHLQEERRIFYVAMTRARDGLFFTSAEDYGGTRKKRPSRFLQELGFVKEEKVISREQQKLKLTIPTIDQDLIQTRKNIEVLPKKFSYTQLHVFELCPKQYKYAHILQIPGRPKFTFSFGHSIHNTLRDFYLRYQETKKVPTLEELLAIYEKNWLDEWYESKEQELERKEKGRQSLIEFYKKHQGKFKIPKFIEKKFNIKIGNYTLKGVIDRIDILESCQMDVASCHKVEIIDYKTGEIPKNERLEDLDQLLIYALAVREVFYDIPAKLTYYYFDSNQTVTIENFENELSSFKERVKEKIEEILKSDFSATPNPWKCRNCDFREICEDRQL from the coding sequence ATGACCGAGGCCGAAATTTTAAGAGATTTAAATCAAGAACAAAAAGAAGCTGTTACTCATCAAGCTGGTCCACTTTTAATTGTTGCTGGGGCTGGTACTGGCAAGACAACAGTTATTACTCGTCGGTTGGCTTGGCTTATTCTTTCCAAAAAAGCCAAACCCGAAGAAATTTTGGCTTTGACCTTCACTGATAAAGCGGCCGAAGAAATGGAGGAGCGAGTTGATTGTTTATTGCCTTATGGTTATGTTGATTTATGGGTTTCTACTTTTCATTCTTTTGGTGAGAGAATTTTGAAAGATAATGCTTTAGAAATTGGTTTAGATCCAAATTTTAAATTATTGACACCGGTTGATGCTTGGCAGATGATACGGCAAAACTTAGCCCAATTTGAACTTGAATATTATCGACCACTTGGTTCGCCAACTCGATTTTTACAGGCCCTTGTCCAACATTTTTCAAGATTAAAAGATGAAAATGTTCAACCAGAAGAATATCTTCAATTAGCAGAGAAAAAAATAAAAGAAGCAAAAAACGAGGAAGAAAAGGAGATGGCAGAGAAAATATTGGAAGTAGCCAATGCCTATCGAGTTTATGAGGAAATTAAAAGAGAAAAGGGCCAGCTTGATTTTGGTGATTTAATTGTTAAAACTTTAGAACTCTTTCAAAAAAGACCAAGTATCTTAGAAAAATATCGACGACAGTTTAAATATATTTTAGTTGACGAATTTCAGGATACTAATTGGGCTCAATATGAATTGTTAAAATTATTAGCCAGTCCAAAAAATAATTTGACAGTCACAGGTGACGATGATCAGAGCCTGTACCGTTGGCGTGGAGCAGCCTACACTAACTTGATTCAATTTACTCGGGACTACCCCGAGGCAAAAATTGTTGTTCTAAAAGAAAATTATCGTAATAAACAAAATATCTTAGATTTAGCCTATCAGTTTATTCAGTTAAACAATCCAGATCGACTAGAATATCAATTAGCTCAGCAACCAGTCAAGGGCATTATTTTAACCAAAAGACTTAAAACAGTTCGTCAGGGTTTTGGGTTGATTAACCATTTACATTTCAAGACGCAAGAAGAAGAAGCTAGTGCCGTCATTAAAAAAATTATTGAATTAAAAAAAGAAAATCGTCAACTTCTTTGGTCTGATTTTGCTATCTTGGTCCGAGCCAATGCTTATGCTGATTTATTTATTCAAAAACTTTCTCAATTAGAAATTCCTTATCAATTTGTTGCCTCGCGTGGGCTCTATCGTCAGCCAGAAATTATGGATTTAATTTCATTTTTAAGACTTTTAGACAATTACCATGAATCAAGCGCTCTTTACCGAATCGTCTCTTTGCCAATTTTCCGTTTCGATCCATTAGATTTAATGAACTTAATGCATTATGCTCGACGGAAAAACATTTCTCTTTTTGAAACTTTTGAACGATCTAATCTTTTGGGTATTAAACCAGAAACAAGAAAAGAAATTGATAAAATTTTAGAACTCATTAGAAAATTTACGATCCTTGTTAGAAATAAAACAGTCGGCCAAATTCTCTATCAGTTTGTCGAAGAATCGGGTTTATTAAAAATTTGGTCTAAAGAAGAAACCTCGGAAGATATTGAAAGAATTTCTCACCTTCGTCAATTCTTTAAAAAAATTGAGGAATTCGAAAGAACAAATGAAGACAGATCAATTAAAGCCTTTATTGATCAGATTAATTTAGAAATTGAAGCTGGCGAAGAGGGGGCTTTACGTGGTCTGATTGAGGAAGGTCCGGAATCAGTCAAAGTGATGACCATTCATCAAGCCAAAGGTTTAGAGTTTCCTTATGTTTTTATCGTCAATTTAGTTGACAAAAGATTTCCCTCAATCGAAAGGAAGGAGCCAATTGAGGTGCCGATTGAATTAATTAAAGAAATTATTCCAGAAGGTGATTATCATTTACAAGAGGAAAGAAGGATTTTTTATGTCGCTATGACCCGCGCCCGCGATGGTTTATTTTTTACCTCAGCGGAAGATTATGGTGGGACAAGAAAGAAAAGACCATCGAGGTTTCTTCAAGAATTAGGTTTTGTTAAAGAAGAAAAAGTTATATCTCGCGAGCAACAAAAATTGAAACTAACCATACCAACCATTGATCAAGATTTAATTCAAACGAGAAAAAACATTGAAGTCTTGCCCAAAAAATTTTCCTATACTCAACTTCATGTTTTTGAACTTTGCCCAAAACAATATAAATATGCTCATATTTTACAAATACCAGGTCGACCAAAATTTACTTTCAGCTTCGGTCATTCCATTCACAATACTTTAAGAGATTTTTACTTACGCTATCAAGAAACAAAAAAGGTGCCGACCCTTGAAGAACTTTTGGCTATCTATGAAAAAAACTGGCTCGATGAATGGTACGAATCAAAAGAACAGGAATTAGAAAGAAAGGAAAAGGGTCGTCAATCGTTAATTGAATTTTATAAAAAACATCAAGGAAAATTTAAAATTCCTAAATTTATTGAAAAAAAATTTAACATTAAAATTGGAAATTACACGCTTAAAGGAGTGATTGATCGAATCGATATTCTGGAAAGTTGCCAAATGGATGTAGCCTCATGTCATAAGGTAGAAATTATTGATTACAAAACAGGCGAGATACCAAAAAATGAACGACTAGAGGACTTAGACCAACTTTTAATCTATGCTTTGGCCGTGCGTGAGGTTTTTTATGACATTCCAGCAAAATTGACCTATTATTATTTCGATAGTAATCAGACGGTGACCATTGAAAATTTTGAGAATGAACTTTCTTCTTTTAAGGAAAGAGTCAAAGAAAAAATTGAGGAAATTTTAAAAAGCGATTTTTCCGCCACCCCTAATCCTTGGAAATGTCGCAATTGCGATTTTCGTGAGATTTGTGAAGATAGACAACTCTAA
- a CDS encoding TatD family hydrolase, which produces MIDTHCHLNFQAFKDDYREVISRSFGHGIKSLIVIGSNYKTSLKAIEVAKEFKSCYAALGLHPIHVQDETFDFEKYHSLIRTNSRIIKAVGETGFDFYRHLENKSNNDEIKKIQEQIFIQHLKLAKEFNLPAILHCRGEVNNPFRAYEDLLFVIHNNKFTIPGVIHCFSAHWLIAQKFLNLGFYLGFTGIITFKNCDDYLLEVVEKTPLEKILIETDAPYLAPEPYRGQRCEPWQVQFTAQKIAEIKKITLEPVVEETTKKAEVLFEL; this is translated from the coding sequence ATGATTGATACTCATTGTCATTTAAATTTTCAAGCCTTTAAAGATGATTATAGGGAAGTAATTTCACGCTCTTTTGGTCATGGGATAAAGTCTTTAATTGTTATCGGCTCAAATTACAAGACAAGTTTAAAAGCCATTGAGGTGGCTAAAGAGTTCAAAAGTTGTTACGCTGCTTTAGGCCTTCACCCAATTCATGTTCAAGACGAAACTTTTGATTTCGAAAAATATCATTCTCTTATTCGCACGAACAGTAGAATAATTAAGGCGGTTGGCGAGACAGGGTTTGACTTCTATCGCCATTTAGAAAATAAAAGTAATAATGATGAAATAAAAAAAATACAAGAACAAATTTTTATTCAGCATTTAAAATTAGCTAAAGAATTTAATTTGCCGGCTATTCTACATTGTCGCGGTGAGGTGAATAATCCTTTTAGAGCCTATGAAGATTTGTTATTTGTTATTCATAATAATAAATTCACAATTCCCGGCGTCATTCATTGTTTTTCTGCTCACTGGTTAATTGCTCAGAAATTTCTGAATTTAGGTTTTTATCTTGGCTTTACCGGCATTATCACTTTTAAAAATTGTGATGATTATTTATTAGAAGTGGTAGAAAAAACACCTTTAGAGAAAATTTTAATTGAAACTGATGCTCCTTACTTAGCGCCAGAACCATATCGTGGCCAGCGATGCGAGCCGTGGCAAGTTCAATTCACTGCCCAGAAAATTGCTGAGATAAAAAAAATCACTTTAGAGCCTGTGGTAGAGGAAACCACCAAAAAGGCCGAAGTATTATTTGAATTATAA